One stretch of Euphorbia lathyris chromosome 7, ddEupLath1.1, whole genome shotgun sequence DNA includes these proteins:
- the LOC136235174 gene encoding putative disease resistance protein At1g50180 → MAESAVSGVVQTLTDLLLQEAAFLDGVKDEVIGMQLALQRMQSFLKDADSRQEEEDKETLRNWISEIREASYDVEDIIEEYALKVALRRSRSGVVNVIKRYATIAQESIEVYKVGIEIQNIKSRISDLTTSLQTFGIQPRENFTSSVPAGRQHHLRRTYSHIEEDVVGLEEDVGILVEKLVKSEKSVVSIYGMGGLGKTTLAKKIYHDNDVRHHFDAFAWAYISQQCQSRDVWEGILFKLINPSKEQRGEISSLRDDELVKMLYQVQQEKKCLVILDDIWTAETWNNLRPAFPCGIGKSGSKILLTTRIKDVALYPDPTCFLHQPGYLNDEESWELFKRKAFPDTRTGARMEKLGREMIGKCTGLPLAIIVLGGLLATKTTILEWDTVRRNIIAHLRRGRGREQLFGVSEVLALSYHELPYQLKPCFLHLAHFPEDYEIPTKKLIWMWIAEGFITVSHNEEMEDVAQRYLDELVERCMVQVVERGSTGRIRTCRMHDLMRDLCLSKAKQENFLEIFYQLHRNDNPGCSFPSFMSSEAKSTGRLRRLAVILDGDLKSFIPSRYRKNSQLRSLLYFREKACQVEKWGSIKSVFNSFQFLRVLDIGGIQGNNGKLPKEIGKLIHLRFLSLRDTDIDELPFSIGNLRYLETLDLLTWNSMVLIPNVISKMLRLRHLYLPESCGDDSDKWQLVNLSSLQTLVNFPAEKCNVKDLLSLKNLRKLVIDDPKFGLLFKSVGVKFTHLESLSFVSNEDPTVVQVITGCPHLYKLHIEGQIKKLPEWHQFPSNLVKLNLQGSRLMEDPMVTVEKLPNLRILSLQMDSFLGTVIACSDKGFPQLKFLSLSDLGNLEEWKVEEGALSNLCRLRISNCTSMKMVPDGLRFIKPLQEMEIRSMLKAFKNRVENGGEDYHKVKHVPSVMFRYCDY, encoded by the exons ATGGCTGAATCTGCAGTATCAGGTGTGGTACAAACATTGACTGACTTGCTCCTTCAGGAAGCAGCTTTCCTAGACGGAGTAAAGGATGAAGTGATTGGTATGCAGCTTGCTCTACAGCGGATGCAATCCTTCTTAAAAGATGCCGATTCAAGACAAGAGGAAGAAGATAAAGAAACTCTTCGCAATTGGATTTCTGAAATCAGAGAAGCTTCTTATGATGTGGAGGATATCATCGAAGAATACGCCCTCAAAGTTGCTTTAAGGAGAAGTAGATCCGGCGTAGTTAATGTAATCAAAAGGTATGCTACCATTGCCCAAGAATCTATTGAAGTTTACAAGGTTGGGATAGAGATTCAAAATATTAAATCCAGAATTTCTGATCTCACTACAAGCTTGCAGACTTTTGGAATTCAGCCTAGAGAAAATTTCACTTCTTCAGTACCTGCGGGAAGGCAGCATCATTTGAGGCGGACTTATTCTCATATTGAAGAAGATGTAGTTGGATTGGAAGAAGATGTGGGAATTTTGGTGGAAAAACTGGTGAAAAGTGAGAAAAGTGTTGTTTCAATATATGGAATGGGCGGGCTTGGGAAGACTACTCTTGCTAAGAAGATTTACCATGATAATGATGTGAGACATCATTTTGATGCTTTTGCTTGGGCTTATATATCTCAACAGTGTCAAAGTAGGGATGTTTGGGAAGGAATTTtgtttaaattgattaatccTTCGAAAGAGCAGAGGGGGGAAATATCCAGTTTAAGAGATGATGAACTTGTTAAAATGCTTTATCAAGTTCAACAAGAGAAGAAATGTTTGGTGATATTGGATGATATTTGGACTGCTGAGACTTGGAACAACCTGCGTCCAGCTTTTCCTTGTGGAATTGGTAAATCTGGCAGCAAAATCTTGCTTACAACTCGCATTAAAGATGTTGCATTGTATCCAGATCCAACTTGTTTTCTTCATCAGCCTGGATATTTGAATGATGAAGAAAGCTGGGAATTGTTCAAAAGGAAGGCTTTTCCAG ACACTAGAACTGGAGCACGAATGGAGAAGTTAGGTAGGGAAATGATCGGGAAATGTACAGGATTGCCACTGGCTATCATTGTGCTTGGAGGACTACTGGCAACTAAAACAACCATTCTCGAGTGGGATACAGTTCGCCGAAATATTATTGCGCACTTGAGGAGAGGCAGAGGCCGTGAACAACTATTTGGAGTATCAGAGGTTTTAGCTTTAAGTTACCATGAACTGCCGTATCAATTGAAACCGTGCTTCCTTCACTTGGCTCATTTCCCAGAAGATTATGAAATACCTACTAAAAAATTGATCTGGATGTGGATTGCAGAGGGGTTCATCACAGTTTCACACAATGAAGAAATGGAGGATGTAGCACAGAGATACTTAGATGAGTTGGTGGAAAGATGTATGGTTCAGGTAGTAGAAAGAGGCTCAACTGGAAGGATCCGTACTTGTCGAATGCATGATCTTATGCGAGATCTATGCttgtcaaaggcaaagcagGAAAATTTCCTTGAGATTTTCTATCAGTTGCACAGAAATGATAATCCAGGCTGTTCTTTTCCGTCGTTTATGTCGAGTGAAGCAAAATCAACTGGTAGACTTCGCAGGCTTGCTGTCATTTTGGATGGAGACCTTAAAAGTTTTATCCCCTCGCGGTACAGAAAGAATTCCCAGTTAAGGTCTCTCTTGTATTTCCGTGAAAAAGCATGTCAAGTAGAAAAATGGGGATCaataaaatcagtttttaaCAGCTTTCAGTTTCTCAGGGTCTTAGATATTGGAGGAATTCAGGGAAACAATGGAAAGTTACCGAAAGAAATAGGCAAGCTGATCCACTTGAGATTCTTAAGCTTGAGGGATACTGATATAGATGAATTGCCATTCTCTATAGGCAACTTGAGGTACTTAGAGACCCTAGACCTTCTGACTTGGAATTCAATGGTACTAATTCCAAATGTAATATCGAAGATGCTGAGACTGAGGCATTTGTATCTTCCCGAGTCTTGCGGTGACGATTCAGATAAATGGCAGTTGGTCAACTTGAGCAGCTTGCAAACACTAGTGAACTTTCCTGCAGAAAAATGCAATGTGAAAGATCTACTAAGTCTGAAAAATCTCAGGAAACTAGTAATAGATGATCCGAAATTCGGACTGTTATTCAAATCTGTTGGTGTTAAATTCACCCATCTGGAATCTTTATCCTTTGTGAGCAATGAAGATCCTACAGTAGTTCAAGTAATAACAGGATGTCCTCATCTTTACAAGCTACATATAGAAGGGCAGATAAAGAAGCTACCAGAGTGGCACCAATTTCCTTCAAACCTCGTCAAGTTGAACCTACAGGGATCTAGACTCATGGAAGATCCAATGGTTACAGTGGAGAAGCTGCCGAATTTAAGAATTCTGAGTTTACAGATGGATTCGTTCCTTGGAACAGTGATAGCTTGTTCAGACAAAGGTTTCCCACAGCTGAAGTTTCTGTCTCTTAGTGACTTGGGCAATCTAGAAGAGTGGAAAGTGGAAGAAGGAGCATTGTCTAATCTCTGCCGTTTACGGATCTCAAATTGTACATCCATGAAAATGGTTCCTGATGGATTAAGATTCATCAAACCCCTTCAGGAAATGGAGATAAGATCAATGCTTAAAGCATTCAAGAACAGGGTAGAAAATGGAGGAGAGGATTACCATAAAGTTAAACATGTGCCTTCTGTTATGTTTCGGTACTGCGATTATTAG